TTGTCTCATTTCTGAGTTAATAGGATGCGCGATGTCACGGAATTCACCATCTGGTGTACGTTTACTTGGCATTGCGACGAAAAGACCTGAGTTGCCTTCAATTACTCTTAAATCATGTACAACGAATGATTCGTCTAAGGTAATAGAAACGAGCGCTTTCATTCTTCCATCTGTGTCTATCTTTCTAAGTCTTACATCTGTCACTTTCATGTAGTGAGCCCCCCTAGTTTGTCTCTTTGTATAGAAGCATAACAAAATT
The genomic region above belongs to Staphylococcus durrellii and contains:
- the spoVG gene encoding septation regulator SpoVG, with the protein product MKVTDVRLRKIDTDGRMKALVSITLDESFVVHDLRVIEGNSGLFVAMPSKRTPDGEFRDIAHPINSEMRQEIQDAVMKVYEETDEVIPDRNAQSSNETENSDEA